One genomic window of Coffea eugenioides isolate CCC68of chromosome 1, Ceug_1.0, whole genome shotgun sequence includes the following:
- the LOC113748794 gene encoding alpha-ketoglutarate-dependent dioxygenase alkB homolog 6, whose translation METKADKENVNSFLVGSVPTVIYLPDFITDEEEQHLLNTIYTAPVSKWKVLKNRRLQNWGGIVHEKGLLAQDLPTWLTRITARIYEKSGLFPSAINHVLINEYLPDQGIMPHQDGPAYFPVVAILSLGSPVLVDFTPHPSLQLSTEPLENKETQNNTANEGPMLMNTDRSSDKHPPFSVVLMPRSLLIFKDEAYSDYLHGIKDQEYQQFDKAVNIPQITKSLALIQSAARPEEEIDRNETRCDKLIHRTATRISLTCRVVTKVQRNLFKF comes from the coding sequence ATGGAGACAAAAGCAGACAAAGAAAACGTCAACAGCTTTTTAGTTGGTTCTGTTCCAACGGTCATTTACCTCCCCGATTTCATTACTGATGAAGAAGAGCAGCACCTTCTCAACACTATTTATACAGCCCCCGTTTCCAAGTGGAAAGTTTTGAAGAATAGGAGACTCCAAAACTGGGGAGGCATTGTGCATGAGAAGGGTCTTCTTGCTCAAGATTTGCCCACGTGGCTGACAAGAATTACTGCTAGGATATACGAGAAATCTGGATTGTTTCCTTCAGCAATTAATCATGTACTCATTAATGAGTACCTTCCTGACCAGGGAATAATGCCACACCAGGATGGACCTGCTTATTTTCCCGTCGTGGCAATTTTGTCTCTTGGATCGCCAGTTCTCGTGGACTTTACTCCTCACCCAAGTTTGCAACTTTCTACAGAACCACTGGAGAATAAGGAAACTCAAAACAACACAGCTAATGAAGGGCCCATGCTGATGAATACTGATAGATCCTCTGATAAACATCCACCATTCTCTGTAGTATTGATGCCCCGTAGTTTGCTTATATTTAAAGATGAGGCATACTCAGACTACTTGCATGGAATAAAAGATCAGGAGTATCAGCAGTTTGACAAGGCTGTTAATATTCCTCAGATTACAAAAAGCCTTGCACTGATCCAATCTGCAGCACGCCCAGAGGAAGAAATTGACAGAAATGAAACAAGATGTGACAAACTAATTCATAGGACTGCTACCAGAATTTCCTTGACGTGCAGAGTAGTGACTAAAGTCCAGAGAAATTTGTTCAAGTTTTAG
- the LOC113748779 gene encoding pentatricopeptide repeat-containing protein At3g48810: protein MMYLKEGCSLLLKVHKPSIPFVLNASPILGVNQENDEIRKNPRTLKESDVLKRLRGERDTYLALEYFKYVANVESFKHTTLTYQMMIEKLGQKHEMDGVQYLLQQMKLEGVNCSEGIFISVMDSYRRAGAAEQALKTFYRIQDFGFKVTVRIYNHLLDALLCENQFHMINPVYNNMKKDGLEPNVYTYNILLKALCKNNRVDGACKLLVEMSNKGCSPDVVSYTTIVSSLCKIGSTKDARKLALNYTPSVPAYNALINGFCRECNFREAFELMNDMLDKGLRPNVVTYTTLLNAMCDVGNFELSFAMLGKMFVSGCSPNIQTLTCLIKGLSLKGRVHEALAVWNQITREGLLPNVVTYNTLIHGLCFVGNLSEALCLLNQMERYGCLPNVTTFSTLIDGYAKFGDLWGASEIWNKMITSGCPPNVVVYTSMVDVLCRNFMFDRAYNLIEKMAMENCPPNTITFNVFIKHLCTSGRVDQAMELFDKMEHYGCACNITTYNELLGGLFKINNFRLAFELLVDMERNGIEFNIVTYNNIVNGLSRAGMFEVALMFVGKLLVKGIKPDTFTLNIVINGYCKCGKVESAIKLLDTMSSVGCNPDLVTFTSLICGICETIGLDLASVYLQRMIEKGICPNISIWNFLVRWLFRKLGYDASLTHFNNVMDGRLEETELQFQTKV from the coding sequence ATGATGTATCTGAAAGAGGGATGTTCATTGCTGCTGAAAGTTCATAAGCCCTCGATCCCTTTTGTCCTGAATGCTAGTCCAATACTTGGTgtgaatcaagaaaatgatgaaattagGAAAAACCCAAGAACCCTTAAAGAATCTGATGTTTTGAAGAGATTAAGAGGTGAACGTGATACTTATTTAGCTTTAGAGTACTTTAAGTATGTAGCCAATGTAGAATCCTTCAAGCACACAACTTTAACTTACCAAATGATGATTGAGAAACTGGGGCAAAAGCACGAGATGGATGGTGTTCAGTACCTTTTGCAGCAAATGAAGTTGGAAGGAGTTAATTGTTCTGAGGGTATATTCATTAGTGTGATGGATTCTTATAGGCGGGCTGGGGCAGCTGAGCAAGCACTGAAAACATTTTATAGGATACAGGATTTTGGCTTTAAAGTGACTGTGAGGATTTATAATCATTTGTTGGATGCGTTGCTTTGTGAGAACCAATTTCATATGATTAATCCTGTCTATaacaatatgaagaaagatggCTTGGAGCCGAATGTTTACACGTACAATATTCTTTTGAAGGCATTGTGTAAGAATAATAGGGTGGATGGGGCTTGTAAGTTGCTTGTGGAAATGTCAAATAAGGGATGTTCTCCGGATGTGGTGAGCTATACAACAATAGTGTCATCTTTGTGTAAGATTGGTAGTACTAAAGATGCAAGAAAACTGGCCTTGAATTATACACCTAGTGTTCCAGCTTATAATGCTCTTATAAATGGGTTCTGCCGGGAATGCAATTTTAGAGAGGCGTTTGAGTTGATGAACGACATGTTGGATAAGGGACTTAGACCTAATGTTGTCACGTATACAACATTACTCAATGCCATGTGTGATGTTGGTAATTTTGAGCTTTCTTTTGCTATGTTGGGGAAAATGTTTGTGAGTGGATGTAGTCCGAATATTCAGACTTTAACTTGTTTGATAAAAGGACTTTCTTTAAAAGGAAGGGTACATGAAGCTCTTGCTGTATGGAACCAAATTACCAGGGAGGGGTTATTACCCAATGTTGTCACATATAACACATTAATACATGGTCTTTGCTTTGTTGGGAATTTGTCCGAAGCTTTGTGTCTTCTTAACCAGATGGAGAGATATGGCTGCCTTCCCAATGTGACAACCTTTAGTACACTCATTGATGGATATGCAAAATTTGGAGATCTATGGGGTGCATCTGAGATATGGAACAAGATGATAACGTCTGGTTGTCCCCCAAATGTTGTGGTATATACCTCCATGGTGGATGTGCTTTGTAGAAACTTCATGTTTGACAGAGCTTATAATCTGATAGAGAAAATGGCAATGGAAAATTGTCCGCCAAACACTATTACATTCAATGTCTTTATCAAACATCTGTGCACCAGTGGTAGAGTAGATCAGGCTATGGAattgtttgataaaatggaaCACTATGGATGTGCATGTAATATCACGACATACAATGAACTTTTGGGTGGTCTGTTCAAAATTAACAACTTCAGACTTGCATTTGAGCTTCTTGTGGATATGGAGAGAAACGGAATTGAGTTTAATATAGTGACATACAACAATATTGTAAACGGCCTTTCTCGTGCAGGCATGTTTGAGGTGGCCCTGATGTTTGTTGGAAAATTGTTGGTGAAGGGAATAAAACCTGATACTTTCACGTTGAATATTGTAATCAATGGCTACTGTAAGTGTGGTAAGGTTGAGTCAGCTATTAAGCTTCTAGACACCATGAGTTCTGTAGGTTGCAATCCAGATTTAGTTACATTTACCAGTCTCATCTGTGGAATCTGTGAGACAATTGGTTTAGATTTAGCCAGTGTTTATCTTCAGAGGATGATAGAAAAAGGAATCTGTCCTAATATTTCTATATGGAACTTCTTGGTGCGATGGTTATTTAGGAAGCTAGGCTATGATGCATCACTGACACATTTTAATAATGTTATGGATGGTAGACTGGAAGAAACAGAGCTTCAGTTTCAAACTAAAGTATGA